The following is a genomic window from Pectobacterium carotovorum.
ATCCCTTTCACCCGAGTCAGACAGTAAAGAATCATTAATTATTCAGCAAATCGGCCTGCTGCTCGGTCTCTTGCCTGAACTCGTACAGCTAAAAAATGACATAATTACACAGTGAAAATAGCGCGCATTTCTTAGTGTTTTGATCCTTTGGAGACCGCATTGTTCTTATACCATTCCAACAATTCATTGCGGATACCACGAGGAAGTGCCGCCTGATGCGTGCCGCAAATGGCGCCGGCAAGCGCCAATAGCACGTTGACACTCAGATTAGCGCGAACCTTTCGCAATTCGAGATAGCTATTCTTCGCGCCATAATGCTGTAATTCATCAATATTTCTTATCCCCGCTTTCCACAACAGGCGTTCAATATCATGGTTGAGATTCGGGAGATCCTTTAGCCGTCCGTTGGTGCTTCTGACGGCTTTATCATACTGCGCACCAACCAACGCCAAACGGGCAAAATACAGGAGCTGCACAGGTTCTTGCCATAATGCTTCATCAACAAGAAAATAATTCAACGGAACTGGCATACCGCGTTTGGTATAAATCAGATGAGGCATATCACGCTGCTGAAAATATTTTTCATCCTTCTTACTGGCGCGAAGATAAAGCTCCCCTTCCGACACCAGTCCAAAAATCGTTTTATTTGCTGCGATGCTGTAGCCACCAAATTGGGAACGTGAAGTGATGTCCCCCAAAGATGAAAAAGAATGCTGAGATTGCAAAATCCTTTTTTTGCATAAATGCTTCATTGCCATAATCCTTAGTATTGAAATGATCTCTTCCTGAACAATTAAAAATATCTGTAGCAGGAACAAATAATTAAACACAGCCCCGATGCGGCTTCAAACAGTAAATGTGTTTACTGTCTCTTGCATAAGGAATATGCGAAGCGCTTTCAAAAAATCAGGTTGATTTTCACGCACACAGCAGATACTGTATGTTCATACAGTAATACTATGGGTAGAACTCATTATGCGTACGCAATCAATCAGCTCTCACAACGTTCAGTCGTCATCGTTTTCTGCAAGTCAGCATGCTGCGGGAACCTCGAGCAGCGCGGGCGGAATTATCAGCGAAATCGTGTACAACGCCGATCAGCCCATAGTCACACACCTGTTATTACCGCTCTTACAGCAGTTAGGTACGCAATCCCGTTGGTTGCTATGGCTTTCTCCTCAGCAAAAATTGAGCCGTCCCTGGGTACAGCAATCTGGGTTACCGCTGGATAAAATGGTGCAACTTCACCATATCAATCCGCTGTTTACGGTTGATGCCATGGAGAGGGCCCTGCTGACAGGAAACTACAGCGCGGTGTTGTGCTGGTTACCACATGAATTAACAGAAGAAGAGAAGGTTCGGCTACGCCACGCCGCACAGGCAGGAAATACATACGGCTTTATTATGCGGCCAGAAAGTACTGGCGGTGACGCCTATAGACTATTTCCCAGCCTTAAAATTCATTCGACATTGTATCATTAAGTAAATTAAGAATTTTCTCAGCCCTGTCTGGTTATGTGCTATACAGATCGCCGCAGAGCGGTATTCTGCGGGCTTTTTGGGTATATTTAATACAGCTAAAAGGCGTAAGATCTGTCAAAAGCATCTACTATTTGTTAGCAAGTATGTATGAATCGTGCGGTTTTCTTATGACGCAAATCACATCATACTTGTAACTTTCTCATCACGTTGTAGACTTTAACTCGCTGGAGTTGCTCTTTTATAACGTCAGTTGACTGACAGTGAGTCATAAATAAGGGCAAAGTCTCCAACCAAAGGATTTTAACCAAAGGTTTATTAGCCCATCAGGTTAATTACCGATTTGGATGATAATGAGGCGTAAAATGAAAAAAACAGCTATCGCAGTTGCAGTGGCACTGGCTAGCTTCGCGACCGTCGCGCAAGCAGCTCCTAAAGACAATACCTGGTACACCGGTGGTAAACTGGGTGTGTCTCAATTCCACGATACTGGTTTCTACGGAAATGGTTACACCGGTGTCAACAACAACCCAATCAAAAGCAAGTTAGGCGCTGGTGCATTTGTTGGTTATCAAGCCAACCCGTACCTGGGTTTTGAACTGGGCTACGACTGGCTGGGCCGCATGAAGTATGCTGGTTCTACTGCTAGTGCAGCAGACAGCGCGAGCTTCAAAGCACAGGGCATCCAACTGGCTGCTAAACTGAGCTACCCAGTTCTGCCGGATCTGGACGTTTATACTCGTCTGGGCGGTATGGTATGGCGCGCAGACAGCCATGCAGCTACCTCTGTAAACACCGGTACAAGAGCTGACATCAGCAACGACGACACTGGCGTTTCTCCGCTGGCTGCGATCGGTGTTGAATACGCTATCGACAAAAACTGGGCTACTCGTGTTGACTACCAGTGGGTAAGCAACATTGGTGATGCTGGTACCGTTGGTGCCCGTCCAGACAACATGCTGATGAGCGTTGGCCTGTCTTACCGTTTCGGCCAGGATGACCGTGTAGCACCAGTTGTTGCTCCGGCTCCAACTCCAGCTCCGGCTCCAGTTGTTGAAACCAAGCGTTTCACGCTGAAATCTGACGTCCTGTTCAACTTCAACAAAGCAACGCTGAAAGCAGAAGGCCAGCAATCACTGGATCAACTGTACACTCAACTGAGCTCTCTGGATCCGAAAGACGGTTCTGTTGTTGTTCTGGGCTTCACTGACCGTTTAGGTTCAGAGCAATACAACCAAGCCCTGTCTGAAAAACGTGCACAGAGCGTCGTGGATTACCTGGTTTCTAAAGGCATCCCTGCGAACAAAATCTCTGCTCGTGGCCTGGGTAAATCTCAACCTGTTACCGGTTCTACCTGTGACAACGTGAAACCTCGTGCTGCGCTGATCGACTGCCTGGCACCAGATCGTCGCGTAGAGATCGAAGTTAAAGGCATCAAAGACGTTGTAACTCAGCCTCAGGCTTAAGTTATTAACGAAAAAAACCTCGCTCCGGCGAGGTTTTTTTATGTCCGACATCTTTCTTCGCTACCCTAACCGTTGCTGCGCAACGTTGAAAAACGCTCCCTGCGTTTTTATGCCTGCTTATCGGCAAGACAAATGACAAGCCCAGTCACATCTCGTCGTTATTCAGAATGGCTTTGAGATCCTGCTTGAGCAACGACATCTGGCTGGCGTATTTCTCTTTATGCTCAGCATCTTCGATTAGCTGCACAATCGTTTCTGACAAGGTCACTCCGCGTCTTTGAGCCAGAGCCGCAAGACGCTGCCAGACCAAATATTCCAGATCGATCGATTTCTTGCGCGTATGTTGGTGTTCTGCATTGAAATGACGTTTACGCCGTGCGCGGATCGTCTGCTTCATCCGATTTTCTAAGGTGGGATTCATGCATTGCGCAATCCACTCCAGCACTTTCACCGGCTGGTTTTCCATTTTAAGCAATGCCTGTACCGCTTCGTCCGCGGCACTTTGCTCCAGAAAGCGCGTGATCTCTTCTCCCTCCCGATATTTTTTCACCAGATACTTCCATTTCCACCCGCACTCAAGATTTTCTAGTTGTTGATATTTCATATTAAATTCTTCAGTGACCGCGTAACGTTACTTTCAGCATAACAGTTTTCCCTGATGTTGACCGCTTTCTGGCGGTTTTTTGACAGTTTTTAAGACAATCAGCCAAACGCCGTTCGGGCTTCAGTCTGTTAAAGATGACGGAGAGATGACTCTCCTTATGCGCACTCGACATTATTCTTGTATAATCACGCTTTTCCATTAGACGATTACATTGATACTTTGACCAGTAACCGACTCTCATGGCAGCATTTACTGCCCAATAATACGCCTTATCAAACGCTATTCACTCAGGCAGCTCAGCTTGCTCCTGCTGAATTCTCCGCTATTCAGTCGCGTCTGGCAGACAGCCTGACGCTCTTTTGCCACCCTCGATCTCCTTCCCGCTTTATGCTGTTGAAAGCGCAGGAAAACGATGAATATATGGCATTGATCGCCCGTGCGCTAAGCGCAATCAGGCCAGACTCCGGGGCGATACATGGCAGTAAATATATCATTGAGGGTCGTCACATCCGGGTCGAGCCAGCCACACAGCCTGCGGATAATTTTGCCGCACAGCAGTCCTGTGGCTACCAGGAATGGATCGAACCTGAACAGCTCTTCGGCTGTGTGCGCAGTTTTCACGATGAAATCACGCTGCATCCAGGACTGATTCATCAGGTTAATTGCGGTACGCTGATCCTGTCGGCCAGAGCACTGTTGGCTCAGCCCTTAATGTGGCTGCGTCTGAAGCAGATTATGGCTGAGGGGCTCTATCGTTGGTTGTCACCAGATGAGCGCAAGCCACTGCCCGTTGATGTGCCACCGATGCCGCTTGATATTCGCCTGATTATTCTCGGTGACCGCGAGAGTCTGGCTGATATTCATGATATGGAGCCGGAATTAGGCGAGCACGCGATTTACGGCGAATTTGAAGCGCAATTACAGTTGATTGAAACGGATGACATGGCACGCTGGTGCGCCTACATCAATGCACTATGCAGCGAGAATCAACTGCCGCTACTGGACGCCGATGCCTGGCCAGCCTTAGTAAACGTCGCAGTACGCTACAGCGGCGATCAGGGCAATTTGCCATTATGCCCACGCTGGTTAATCAGCCAGTTAAAATATGCTTCGCTGTATGCCAGAGATGGTCAGATCACTGAGCAGGCGCTGGTTGATGCCGTTGCCGCTCGCCAATGGCGTGAAGGCTACCTTCGTGAGCGCATGCAGGATGAAATCGAATTAGGCCAGATTCTGATCGAAACGGAAGGCGAAGTCGTCGGCCAGGTTAACGGCCTGTCCGTACTCGAATTCCCTGGCTACCCTGTTGCCTTTGGCGAACCAGCGCGTATCAGCTGTGTCGTTCACGCTGGCGACGGTGAATTCACCGACGTCGAGCGCAAAGCCGAACTGGCTGGCAATTTGCACGCGAAGGGCATGATGATCATGCAGGCATTCCTGATTACGGAGCTGGAGCTCGATCAACAGCTTCCCTTCTCCGCTTCCATGGTCTTCGAGCAATCATACAGCGAAGTTGACGGTGACAGTGCCTCTCTGGCAGAGCTGTGTGCGTTAGTCAGCGCCCTCTCCTTGCGACCAATCAATCAGCAGTTCGCCGTGACGGGTTCCGTCGATCAGTTTGGTCGCGTGCAGCCAATTGGCGGCGTAAATGAGAAGATCGAGGGTTTCTTTGAGGTCTGCCAGCGTCGCGGATTGACGGGAACACAGGGCGTGATTTTACCTGTGGCTAACCTGCGTCATCTCTGTTTACAGGAAGATGTCGTTGAAGCCGTACGCGAAGGGAAATTCCATCTTTTCCCAGTAGAAACTGCGCCAGAAGCGTTGTCATTATTGACCAACTTCGCGTATGACGATGAGCAGCAGCCAAACCTGCTGACCGCGATTCGTGAGCGAATTGGACAACTTGCACCGCAGGAACGCAGACGTTTCCCTTGGTTTTTCCGTTAAACCAACTGGTTCAACCAGACGCAACAGACTTGCCCAGCGTACAGGTGTACGCTAACCTGCGTGCTTCATTAAAATAAGGCTTACAGAGACCATGGTAGATAAACGCGAATCCTATACAAAAGAAGACCTCCTTGCCTCCAGTCGTGGTGAGCTGTTTGGCCCGCAAGGCCCTCAGTTACCCGCCCCTAACATGCTCATGATGGACCGCGTCGTTAAGATGACAGAAGACGGCGGTAAGTATGGCAAAGGCTATGTGGAAGCCGAATTGGATATCACGCCTGACCTGTGGTTCTTCGGTTGCCATTTCATCGGCGATCCAGTGATGCCAGGTTGCCTTGGTCTGGATGCTATGTGGCAGCTCGTTGGCTTCTATCTGGGCTGGTTAGGTGGCGAAGGTAAAGGCCGCGCACTCGGCGTGGGTGAAGTCAAATTCACCGGACAAGTGCTGCCGACGGCGAAGAAAGTGACTTATCGCATTCACTTCAAACGTGTGATCAATCGCCGTTTGGTGATGGGTATTGCTGATGGCGAAGTACTGGTTGACGGTCAGCAAATCTATACCGCTGACGAACTGAAAGTGGGCCTGTTCAAAGACACCAGCTCTTTCTAAGCATCAGATAGCACTGCGGGCGAAAAATTTTTCGCCCGCGTTATCCATTTATCTCTTCGACACTATCTTACCCCAGCGTAACCCACTCGCCCTATCATGACGGGCTTTTCAGCTCGTTGGTGATCGACTGCCGTACATCTTGCGGTATCTTCAATTCGGTCGCTAACGCATCCAGATAGCTTTTCTCCATGAAGTGATCGACGTCAATGACCGCACAGCTCAGGAAGTAGATCTCAAGCGCCTCTTCCTCATTCTTCACGTCTTTAGCCAGCAGAACCGGGTCAAGCGGTTGCTCTATCGCTTCCTGCACCCAGCGGTGTGCTTCACTGCCCAGTTGCAGTTGCTGAATGTTCTCATCAATACGCTGTTTTTCTGTAGTATCAATGTGGCCGTCACTTTTAGCAGCAAAAACCAGAGCCTGAATCAGACGACGGGCGCGAATAGTGTCGGCTGAGGACTGGGAACCAAACTGCGGATCGTCCTGATGTGTGTCGCGAACGCGTTTCTTGTACTGGTTCCACAGCACCACGCCCGCCGCGGCACTGCCGCCAATGATCAACGCATTTTTACCCAATGAGCCTATGATCTTCCGAGTGGATTTATTCGACAACAAGACGCCAGCCAAACCGCCTAGCGCAGCGGGTTTCAGCATGTCGCCCAAATTGCCGTTTTTACCCCCTTGATGATGATTTCCCTGCTTGCTACCGGAGTTTAATAAGCCCTGAATCTGTTGCAGCCAATTATTCATTTTCATTCCTCAAGGAAAAGTGACATCACTGATGGTGTTATCACCCATAGTAATGGTGCGGAAGGCGTTTGTTTGTCAGATTGTGTATAGCAATGAAAAGTATGAACCGTCCTTTCTGGACGGTTCATCTGGCGATGCGGGGAACGTTACGAGGCTGGTTTCAGCGGTGCTTTTCTGACCGGAGTATTTCCCGACACATAGTAACGCGCTTTGCTGCGCGGCAGCGGCTGGCGCCGACGGATTCGGTCGGCAATCTTCTCGGCAATCATGATGGTTGTCGCGTTCAGGTTACCGGTAATAATCTGCGGCATAATGGAGGCATCCACCACGCGCAGCCCTTCCATGCCGTGAACCCGACCTTGCCCATCAACCACCGCCATCTCGTCCTCTCCCATCTTACAGGAACAGGAGGGATGGAATGCCGTCTCAGCGTGGGTACGGATAAATTCATCCAGTTCCTCATCGGTCTGCACCTCCAACCCAGGACTGATTTCTCGACCACGGTATTTATCCAGCGCAGGTTGCGCCATGATTTCACGCGTAATGCGGATTGCATCGCGAAATTCCTGCCAGTCCTGTTCTGTCGACATATAGTTGAACAGGATACTGGGGTGCTCACGGGCATCTTTGGAACGCACCTGCACGCGCCCCCGGCTAAGTGAACGCATAGAGCCAACATGCGCCTGAAACCCGTGCTCTTTTACCGCGTTACTGCCGTTGTAGTTAATCGCAACAGGGAGAAAATGGTATTGAATGTTCGGCCAGGCGAATTCATCGCGGCTGCGAATAAATCCACCAGCTTCAAACTGGTTGCTGGCACCAATGCCTGTGCCGTTGAACAGCCATTCCGCCCCGATTTTCGGCTGATTAAACCACTGCAGCGCTGGATACAACGACACCGGTTCTTTGCAGGCGTATTGCAAATACATTTCCAGGTGATCCTGTAAATTCTCGCCGACGCCGGGCAACTCGTGCACCACGGGAATATCGAGCCCCTGAAGCAACGCTTTCGGCCCCACGCCGGAGCGTTGCAGGATCTGCGGCGAGGCGATCGCTCCCGCACATAGCAGCACTTCACGACGTGCCTTCGCCGTCTGCGCATTTTCGCCCTTAAAGTAAGCGACACCGACGGCACGTTTTCCGTCAAAGAGAATTCTGTCGGTTAAAGCATGCGTCACGATGGTCAGATTTTTACGACCTTTCGCTTGATCCAGATAGCCTCGGGCAGTACTGGCGCGACGCCCCTTCGGCGTAACGGTCCTGTCCATCGGCCCAAACCCTTCCTGCTGATAGCCATTAAGATCGTCCGTACGCGGATAACCGGCCTGTACGCCCGCTTCAACCATAGCGTGAAACAGTTCGTTGTTTCCCATCTTCGGCGTGGTCACCGATACAGGGCCCGTCGCGCCATGATAGTCATTCGATCCCACATCCCGCGTTTCCGCTTTGCGGAAATACGGCAGACAGTCAAGGTAACTCCAGTCTTCCAGGCCGGGCATCGTCGCCCAGTTATCAAAATCCATCGCATTGCCACGGATGTAGCACATGCCGTTAATCAACGATGAGCCCCCCAACCCTTTGCCACGACCGCATTCCATACGGCGATTATTCATGTGAGGTTCTGGGTCAGTCTCATACGCCCAGTTATAACGCTTACCCTGTAGTGGGAAAGCTAATGCCGCGGGCATTTGCGTGCGAAAATCCAACCGATAGTCCGGGCCACCAGCTTCAAGCAGCAGCACGCTTACGTCGCTTTCTTCTGTTAAACGCGTTGCCAGCACATTGCCAGCAGAACCCGCTCCGATAATGATGTAATCATATTCCATTAGGCTTTCTCCCCTTCGTTTAAAATACCGAGCGGAATTCACCCAGTTCAACCTGTACAGACTTAATTTGCGTATAGTGTTCCAATGTTGTTATGCCGTTTTCACGTCCGACACCCGAATGTTTGTAGCCGCCCACAGGCATTTCAGCCGGGGATTCACCCCAGGTATTGATCCAGCAAAT
Proteins encoded in this region:
- a CDS encoding TfoX/Sxy family DNA transformation protein, whose protein sequence is MKHLCKKRILQSQHSFSSLGDITSRSQFGGYSIAANKTIFGLVSEGELYLRASKKDEKYFQQRDMPHLIYTKRGMPVPLNYFLVDEALWQEPVQLLYFARLALVGAQYDKAVRSTNGRLKDLPNLNHDIERLLWKAGIRNIDELQHYGAKNSYLELRKVRANLSVNVLLALAGAICGTHQAALPRGIRNELLEWYKNNAVSKGSKH
- the sulA gene encoding SOS-induced cell division inhibitor SulA; this translates as MRTQSISSHNVQSSSFSASQHAAGTSSSAGGIISEIVYNADQPIVTHLLLPLLQQLGTQSRWLLWLSPQQKLSRPWVQQSGLPLDKMVQLHHINPLFTVDAMERALLTGNYSAVLCWLPHELTEEEKVRLRHAAQAGNTYGFIMRPESTGGDAYRLFPSLKIHSTLYH
- the ompA gene encoding porin OmpA, coding for MKKTAIAVAVALASFATVAQAAPKDNTWYTGGKLGVSQFHDTGFYGNGYTGVNNNPIKSKLGAGAFVGYQANPYLGFELGYDWLGRMKYAGSTASAADSASFKAQGIQLAAKLSYPVLPDLDVYTRLGGMVWRADSHAATSVNTGTRADISNDDTGVSPLAAIGVEYAIDKNWATRVDYQWVSNIGDAGTVGARPDNMLMSVGLSYRFGQDDRVAPVVAPAPTPAPAPVVETKRFTLKSDVLFNFNKATLKAEGQQSLDQLYTQLSSLDPKDGSVVVLGFTDRLGSEQYNQALSEKRAQSVVDYLVSKGIPANKISARGLGKSQPVTGSTCDNVKPRAALIDCLAPDRRVEIEVKGIKDVVTQPQA
- the matP gene encoding macrodomain Ter protein MatP, giving the protein MKYQQLENLECGWKWKYLVKKYREGEEITRFLEQSAADEAVQALLKMENQPVKVLEWIAQCMNPTLENRMKQTIRARRKRHFNAEHQHTRKKSIDLEYLVWQRLAALAQRRGVTLSETIVQLIEDAEHKEKYASQMSLLKQDLKAILNNDEM
- a CDS encoding Lon protease family protein, with the translated sequence MYNHAFPLDDYIDTLTSNRLSWQHLLPNNTPYQTLFTQAAQLAPAEFSAIQSRLADSLTLFCHPRSPSRFMLLKAQENDEYMALIARALSAIRPDSGAIHGSKYIIEGRHIRVEPATQPADNFAAQQSCGYQEWIEPEQLFGCVRSFHDEITLHPGLIHQVNCGTLILSARALLAQPLMWLRLKQIMAEGLYRWLSPDERKPLPVDVPPMPLDIRLIILGDRESLADIHDMEPELGEHAIYGEFEAQLQLIETDDMARWCAYINALCSENQLPLLDADAWPALVNVAVRYSGDQGNLPLCPRWLISQLKYASLYARDGQITEQALVDAVAARQWREGYLRERMQDEIELGQILIETEGEVVGQVNGLSVLEFPGYPVAFGEPARISCVVHAGDGEFTDVERKAELAGNLHAKGMMIMQAFLITELELDQQLPFSASMVFEQSYSEVDGDSASLAELCALVSALSLRPINQQFAVTGSVDQFGRVQPIGGVNEKIEGFFEVCQRRGLTGTQGVILPVANLRHLCLQEDVVEAVREGKFHLFPVETAPEALSLLTNFAYDDEQQPNLLTAIRERIGQLAPQERRRFPWFFR
- the fabA gene encoding bifunctional 3-hydroxydecanoyl-ACP dehydratase/trans-2-decenoyl-ACP isomerase yields the protein MVDKRESYTKEDLLASSRGELFGPQGPQLPAPNMLMMDRVVKMTEDGGKYGKGYVEAELDITPDLWFFGCHFIGDPVMPGCLGLDAMWQLVGFYLGWLGGEGKGRALGVGEVKFTGQVLPTAKKVTYRIHFKRVINRRLVMGIADGEVLVDGQQIYTADELKVGLFKDTSSF
- a CDS encoding tellurite resistance TerB family protein, with product MNNWLQQIQGLLNSGSKQGNHHQGGKNGNLGDMLKPAALGGLAGVLLSNKSTRKIIGSLGKNALIIGGSAAAGVVLWNQYKKRVRDTHQDDPQFGSQSSADTIRARRLIQALVFAAKSDGHIDTTEKQRIDENIQQLQLGSEAHRWVQEAIEQPLDPVLLAKDVKNEEEALEIYFLSCAVIDVDHFMEKSYLDALATELKIPQDVRQSITNELKSPS
- the betA gene encoding choline dehydrogenase; translation: MEYDYIIIGAGSAGNVLATRLTEESDVSVLLLEAGGPDYRLDFRTQMPAALAFPLQGKRYNWAYETDPEPHMNNRRMECGRGKGLGGSSLINGMCYIRGNAMDFDNWATMPGLEDWSYLDCLPYFRKAETRDVGSNDYHGATGPVSVTTPKMGNNELFHAMVEAGVQAGYPRTDDLNGYQQEGFGPMDRTVTPKGRRASTARGYLDQAKGRKNLTIVTHALTDRILFDGKRAVGVAYFKGENAQTAKARREVLLCAGAIASPQILQRSGVGPKALLQGLDIPVVHELPGVGENLQDHLEMYLQYACKEPVSLYPALQWFNQPKIGAEWLFNGTGIGASNQFEAGGFIRSRDEFAWPNIQYHFLPVAINYNGSNAVKEHGFQAHVGSMRSLSRGRVQVRSKDAREHPSILFNYMSTEQDWQEFRDAIRITREIMAQPALDKYRGREISPGLEVQTDEELDEFIRTHAETAFHPSCSCKMGEDEMAVVDGQGRVHGMEGLRVVDASIMPQIITGNLNATTIMIAEKIADRIRRRQPLPRSKARYYVSGNTPVRKAPLKPAS